In Salvia miltiorrhiza cultivar Shanhuang (shh) chromosome 4, IMPLAD_Smil_shh, whole genome shotgun sequence, the DNA window AGAAAGAGCCAATGCAGCCTTCTGGACACCTTCTTGAACAATAGCCTCTTCATTTATTATCTCTTGGATGTTCTGGAGGGCATCATTTACGTCAACCCAAGCGTTTGTAGCCTCATCATTCAAAGCTATTGCAGCTTCTGATATCCTCTGGGCTTTTTCCTCATATACTGTACTGTTATGTCGTGCAATTTCCAAATCTTTCAGTGCTTTCTGCAATAAATCTCTTAATTCATCCAAACTAGGAGACCCAAATTCTCCTTTTGCCTCCCCTGATTGCTCAATGGAGGCACTAGAGTCAAGGCTAATGTCATCGTTTCTACTTTCTACATCTCCACTATTTCCATTTATATAAGCTACTGAATCATTTCCCTGACAATATGACAGTCCCACAtgcttcaaaattttgaaatcaCTGATGTTATAAATGGAAGAGTTATTAAAGCTAAAACTCCACAAGAGAAAATTCCCTTCACTAGAAACTCTTGGAATGTCAGTACTGGCACAGTAaaaactcttcttcttcttcaacttctttgGTGAATTTGCTACCAAGACAAGTCTTGAATCTCCAAACGATTTATAGTGAAAACCTCGATGCCCCAAACTTGCTGAAAAATTCAAGCACTCCACTGCCCTGCAACTTGCAATTTCACCTCCATAAATTACATTTGTAGATGATAGGCTACATGCAACCTCCATGACTCCTAATTCAGAAGGAATAAATGTGCATCAATACAACCTCCACGATACCAGAAAATCACAGGCTTCAGCTCAACCTGAAATCATCAAATACATAggccgaaaaaaaaaaagaacttcaAGGAACAATGAAAGCTTTACCACCATCCAAAGCCTTTAACATTAAAGGAAATGCATATAGTTGGGAACTATTCCCAGTTGCCCTTGCATGTGAGCATCCAAATACAGTGTAAAACACACAAATTGCAAAGCCACTCATCTCCCAACATATCCTACATCTTCGCACACAACACTTAGAGGGtttttggctgagcttataagctcctaaaacgttgtttaggagcttataagctcttgagaagttttgacaaaataaactcctaaacagcttataaatCGTGAAAATAAGCTCCAACAGCTTAGAAGTTCCAAAAAAATAGTTCCTCAACCTCATCTTATTTTTTCTTTGTCTTATAAGCAACAGCCAATTTGAAAAAATAGCCCTACTATggtttgttattttcataaacCATAATATAGCCTTCGAATTACATATCTCCACAAGTGTCTCTCTCTAACTcataattctctctctagcttataagctcaattatccaaatactatgtcaacttataagctcttgataCATTACATCTTAAGAGCTCTTGAAGCATCTTAGAAGTCGTCTAAAATAAGCTTAGATCAAACATCCTCTTAATATATCACATGCCGAGTATACAATAGACCAATACAGACATATAAATACCGATACTACATGCAAAAAGATATTGAGCATCTCTACATTCAAGCTGTTTAAGATCACGATCACACCAATCAATCActgatttttattttcattttccatTTCCATCTCACTTCTCACACATCTCTCAGTGACCTAGCATCGAACACTCGGTGCACAAATCAAATCCAACGAAATTCATCACAGTAAACGCAGAAAAATGCATTCATACCCCACTAACAAGTACTATATACAAATCAATACTACTCTTCATGCATAACAACACAATACAAAACTGAGAAACACTCAGGAAACTCGAAACACGCAGTGAGTATGAGAAATGTAGAGCAGAACTGACCGTTAACAATATCCGAAGCATCCAGCTGAGTGAAAATGGAGTTGGAAATTTTTTAGGGGAGAAAAGTTGAGGAGCCATTGACGGAAACGGTAACGAAGTTTAGTTCGCGGTAACGAGATTGGCCTCACGTGAACGGATAGTTTGACGGCAGGGTTAGTGAACGAGATTTTTTATTTCggatatttatatatttttttggcgGTTTCAGTTTGGATAAATAGTCAAATTCCTCCCGATAAATAAATCTGTGGAGCCCGTTTAATCTCTTGTTTTATGCTATATTTGTTTGCTTAAACGTACAAttaatttgtttatatttactttttagTAAGTCAACTATCTCAGTtcgatttttttattgatttcaaCACATGATTTATCTCGACATTTTTGTATTGTGTTCGTTACATATAGATTTTAAGTAAAATAcgatataaaatataatattctttttcaacattttattattattattattattattattattattattattattattattattattattattattattattatgtactTAACTTGTCAACTAACTACCATACCGAATTCGAATCATATTCAATAAATTTTGAGCTTGTTATGtcaataataatagtaataacttTATGAAAATATGTTCCAAGAAACATTTGGGATTCTCTCTCACAAAAAAATGGATATGGTTTCgctttttattacaataatcaaTATCATATTTTGATCCCCTCATCCGTCTAAGTATGTTATTTTAGTtgggcacaaattttaataaaataattaataattttatgtaaATGAAAAAAGGATCTCATCATTATATGAATtgagtggttgaaattgaataagaggtgaatttttataattaagtggtatttgtaaaaataaataatatagtaAAGAAAAGATATATGTAAGATTATGTCCTAAAAGAGAAAATAACATACTTTTTACGgacataaaaaaataacaaaagtgaCATATTTATCAAAAACAGTGCCTCAAGAATTTTTGTAAGTGCCTTTAAAAAAGATTGCATGAAATAGATGTTTGCATACTATTTTAATTATCACGCATGATATTCCAATAGATATGTATATACACCTTGTCTATCAAAAAACAAGTTAATATAAtaccaaattaaaattgaataatacATATTATTGAGGTGTACAACTCGTCAAATAATATCTCTGCATGTAATAATAGTAGTAGTCCTGCAACTGCAATATTAATGCGTAACACTTACAAAAAAAAGGAACAACAACATTTATACGTCATGTATAGTGCCAAAACTCAgaaccccaaaaaaaaaaaaattaaaaaaaaattaaaaaaatgctcaTAACACtcgactatatatatatataactcccAGAGAATTTAAATCAAACAAACATGATCTAGGATTGCTCTTGTGTCTTGTCAGCATCATCGTCATCTGCAGCTTTCTCCTCCTCCTTGGCGGGCTCATCCTCGGCGGCGTCGGCGGCTGCCTCGGCCGCCGGCTCCGCGTGCTCGtccccggcggcggcggcgtcctCGGCGAGGGCGTCGACGTCGACGGCCTCCATGCTGGCGCTCTTCTTGTGGGAGGCGGCGTCGAGGACATGCTGGTAATTTCCCTTCTCCATGAAGAGTTGCTGGAAGTGGTGCTTGCAGTAGAGCACCCCATCTAGGGCAGCATAGTTGGAGTGGGTGAGGGGGCACCCCCCATGGGCACACTTGAAGCATGACTTGTGGTATGGCTCTCCCTCCATATTCATctgcagtggcggagccagaaAAAATTCATTGACGAGACGAAGactatattttctaaattttgagTTTGGAATTTTTAAAATACTAATGTTATACCCGTGCGATGAAAGGTCTATGAAtatgtaaaattttaaaaaatagaatttctgCTTTCATTGCATTCGAATGTAGGAACACGAACTTATTCAACAAGTAAGAATTGAAATTggtttctaatttatattttaaaataaaaatatttttttttattcaatccATGTATATTTTGCTTATAAATGTATTTAAAATGGAATTTATGATGTAATTAACCTTCTCGAGTGGGTAGACAGTCTTGCTGCAGGCAGCACATTTGTCTTGGGTGCCAGAGAACATGGCAGACAGCTTGCTGGGTGCTCTTGTCTGCATTAAAATGCAtcaaaatctaaataaaaatgcCATCATCATCTACACTTCTATATGTTCAATATTTCACAATTAATTGCATAAACTCTTACAAGTGAGTTTTCCCTCTCTCCTTTTCCTGCTGATCCAAACCCCAATGAATGCATCATCAGTAAATAGTAGAGTTCAAATAAAAGATTACAAAAAATCAAGAGATGTATGTAATATTACAGAGGCAACATCCTATTTTAGCCAAAAGGATATAGCaataagaaattataatttCCTTTTGCAGTACAATAATGTTATTTGAACAAAATATgtgcaaataaaatatagttaataattttaaaaataaatttattcaaaaaaattagttcaaaaataaaattaattaattttattattttctccgcattgtagtttttttataatttttaaatgacctttttaattttattattatcaaaatacaaaaattactaaaaaaactacaatgtggataaaataataaaactaaataaatcttttttcaaaatttgaaccgaaaattttaaataaatcaatttttaaaaatatttaactttttttatcAGACCAATTTTGTCCAACTAGCACTacactataattaattaaatttctgACCAGTTTGAAAATTCTTGCTGAAATTCCCAGACTCCTTGAAAAGCTGTTCGAAATGAGTCTTGCAGTAGAGCACGCCATCCATGGAGGAGTAGTTGCTCATCTgcaaaattaacaaatatagAATTAAATGTGAATGAaactaattaatataaatttaaatgagagatagagatagaTAGATACAACAAGGGTGCCCTTGCAGTGGCTGCACTTGAAGCATGATTTGTGGTAGGTGGCGCCATCAGCAGACAAGAGATCAACGAAATAAACAGTCTTGTCGCAGGCCTTGCATTTATCCAGAGTTCCTGTGAAAGTGGATGCCAtgcttaattaattttgatgaattaaGACCTTTtgcattaatttaataaattaactaaagAAATTCCCTCTTCCCAAAGACATAACCGCATTTATACCGATCCCATTATTATATTTCCTGTGGTGGAACGGAGATTCGAGGCGTGATTGGAGATCCCATAATGTGGGGAAATGGAGGGAGCTGGTAGTTATGTTAGTTAGTCCCTCCCACTCTCCCTATATTCAAACATGCAATATGTTAATGTTATACTACTATAAAAGTAATTATCATTACACCATGTGAATAGTTGATTAATATGTAAATCATGTTTACCATAAATAATGCTGaaaggaaataaaaatttatataattatctttatattttgaaaatacACTAGTAATTTGTACCAAACAAGgtaatgatttatatgaattatgTGTGAGTGTTGGGAGAGGGTGATTTTATTAGCATGTTGGAAGTGGGGAATATAATTTGTGTTGCCTGATTTGGAGAGGACTGTCATCTTCGTAACAAGGATTTTTTTATTACAGATGCTCTCGTGCGAATATATGTATGGTGCGAATCACTCACAATGTCTAATAAGAaatttatgagtatcatatTAAAGTATATGAAAGGTCTGTATGATACAGGTGCCGAGACCAAAAAAACCTTcccattttattattttgacaTTTGATTTCCTTTTTGGTGTTAGAGAATGAGGTCTTAGCACCCATATTATCTAAGCAAACTTTCTATTTTATATGGAAGACTCTACTAAAAGATCAAAATATGActtatttatttagattttgTTTCTAGGCTTTGGGCAGTTTTGGGTCCATATTCTACCTCCCCGAGCTTGGGTTCCAATTTCGTACTTCTATAGCATTTTTTTCTCAATCCAAAGTTTTTTGTGCTTTGCTCATTTTTTTCTCAAACTCGTTTGGGctcaaataaaatttatttccgCCGATAATATACCAAATCAGCAAAGAAAATAACTATTCATTACTTTTGTCTTGACAGAAAGATCACTTACTAAAATTGGCCAGCCCAACAATTTGATAGCTTTGGCCTCGAATCTTCTGTGGCGCgaccttttaatttctttatttaatattataaatttatcaaaaaaaaaatagagggaaTTTGTTTCAAtgtttgatgatctaaggggggtgtattcgttgtggaatttgatggatttctatggattttaaaagtctgggtgtattcgttcaagacttttaaaagtctgcagaaatctgggtgtattcgttcaagacttttaaaagtccatataaatctaggtgtattcgttcatgactttttaaaatccatacaaatctaggtgtattcgttattccattgacttaaaatccggaatgactttcatggatttcatccaaaaaatacacacgacgaaatccggccaagaaccacgaaaattgaaatccatgaagttttaagcgagcgctgagttcgagcgcccgcggccaagaagccagcgagcgctggaactcagcaatcgCTCAATCAATACTGAAGAAAGGTTGCAGAGAGATAAAAAAGGGGAAAAGCTTCAATCAATTCTcgccttttcttttttcaccctttttttttttcagaattctcgcctctctctctcacacgcATAGTCCTCTCTCACACGGTTCGGCTCTTTCTCCCTCCATCTCTGACTCCGGCGAAGTCcaacgtcgccgccgccgcttggGCCGACGAgcgccgctggagctgctgctgctcgcccggagtaGAGATCGCCGCCGACTACCGCTGCTGCTTCGctggagtcgcggcctggagcTGCCTCGCTGGAGTCGCGGCCTTCGAGTAAGCTCTTGTTTTGCAAGGCGTACGAGGAGAGCAAGTCTGGCTCCTGAGATGTGTCGATACCTGCTGTTTCAGCACCAGGAGTTCTTGATGCAGAACTACTCAACAGAGAGGATTGCTGCAGAATGCAGCTAGCTTCCAAGTAACCCTCGGCTTCTTCCCTTTATAGTGATCGTCGTTGCTGTCTTCACTTCTCTCCCTGCACACCTCCACAGCCTTCTGTTTCTGGTTCACGGGTGCTGCATCCTTAATCGAGGAAGAAGCCTTGTTCGTTCCAACGGCTGCATTAGAAATGGATGCCATCTCAACATTTCCTTGCTGATTAGCTGCTGCCCCTATTTTGTCTTCCTTTACTCTCTTTGCATTCAGAAGCTTACTGACACCATTTATGCTCAAACCactcaaaaaatacacaaagaAATTAAGCAGCTCGCCTCTGGGCTCGACCCTCCCATCACTCGGTATCACTGCAAGCAACGACGAGTTGATGCCCGATCAAGTTCACATAGAATATACACGACGTGGAGGAGCATACCACGAGAAGCTTTCAATTACACAAAACTTTCAATTTCAACCTTTCCTTAATATTTTGGATGATTGCGGCGCCATCCAATTCTAACTTCTGCGCATTTGTCATAACAAGATCAAGCCTGTCCTTTTGCTAATAATTATGGGTAaatcccagcggtcgctgggtttccagcgctcgctggaactcagcggtcgctgggtctTTTCTAGCGAGCGCTGGTTCTCCGCGGGCcctggtttcatggaattcaattccaaaattatcccgtaaagtcttcgaaaatcaatgaaaatcgggatgaaatccaaccacgaattctttgaaagtcgtctggaatctatgtgaattccatggaatttaaattacatggactttttaaagtctgtggaaatccacaacgaatacacccccctaagaaAAAAGATTCAAGATTGAAAGCCAAACAGAAGTGTACAAATCAGAGAAAGAATACAGTATAATTTTCAACTAAGAAAATGTAgactaaaaaaatcaaacattGTCACTGAAGTCTAATTCATCTATATTCAGAAGAAGATGATCGAGACGCCCATAGTGAAGCATCCTGCAGCGACCCAAGGGCTCAGTCGCTCCCCTGTTACAGGAGTTCGAGTTTGTAAGAACGCAGAAAAAATACTGAGTAGCAAAAAGCCAACAAGAAGTAGAGAGAGAATCctactatttttatatattcaGCTAATCACTCAAAGGGGGTGTTTATTTTGGGTGATATATTCGATTGGTAATAAGTAGGATTGAATATGCGAAGGATTACATGATCAAACAAGCTCAATACTGTTCAATCCATCGAGGTATGTCGTGGATTGgcctatgtttttttttaaatctatcTAACCTATCTCACCCCAAGTAAACAAGCTCCTTATGTATCAAGCAAAAGGTGGAGACTATGGAGCAAAGGATGAAAAACATATCTTTGTTTATTGCTTCAACAATTATAAAATGACGCTCTTACATAGGATCAAATAACATTAAGCAATGCTACCTGATAAATTGAAATTATTCCACCATTAAGATCTGGCAATGTGTTCGACTAACTGTTTAATGGCCAGAATGTTTAGTTGGTCATGAATAAAACTAAATAATTCGTTGAAACCTAGTCATTTTCATCCTACATGGCTTGCTTAAAGAGTTCTATGTGTGGTTACAATCTATCCTGGTAAATAAACCTTATTTTGACCAAGAAATCAAAATGTGTTTAACTAAAAGGAAAACTTTGATTATTGGTCGGTATGTCAGGTACTAAAAAAGGCAAGAAGGGAAAGCTGTTGTAACGAAGAAGATTAATATGAATTTAGCTTGTAATTCTTTGAAACTGGTCATTTTCATCCTACAGCCTACAGGGCTTGCTTGCTAAAGGCTGATTACAGAATCCCGTGCATGCTCCCAGTCCCAGATATCATTAAATACAATGTGAACCCAAAAGCCATGCCaagaaaaagttaaaaataaataaataaataaataaactttaaTAATAAAAGCATTGTACATTTCACAATTAAGAAAGTGATACCTATTCTAGCAGCCTTCCAGAAGACACCTCGAAACCTGCCAGAGTAGATTTAAACGAGGATCCAAAAATTAGGCTTCTCAATAAAAAGGCTGAATAAGTATAATGAACTTTATCGTGAAACATACATATCATATAAAAGAGACACAGCAGACAAGCAGATACAAACTTATACAATGACAATTTTCTTTACAAAATTTCTTGTTACATACGTATAATTTTGTGCATGAAACAAGAGTTGAGCCAAATTCTAAAACAAGTATTCTTAGACATGCAAGTTATTGAATTAAGACCAGCTCAATTTATCAACATCTTCTGCTTATGAGCATATTTTTGTTATGTCATGCTGGTAATAATATATTAGTAACCGATTGTTTAGCTTCAAGACATTTCGTGGTTCAGCCGATCTTGTCTGAATCATCACTTGTCAAGACTCTTCGACATAAGTTCCAAGGTTGCTTCTTATGAGGAATTTATAGTCTCTTGAGAGTCCCCCCACGGAAACCATCAAATTTTATTGGCAGGGAAGAAATGACAACTAGAGAGAGATCTATCACTTGGAGATTCAGCATGAAGTTTTATCACTTGACCAATTACCTAGTACAAGAACACAAAATATCTACAACGAAAGCTGGTCCATACAAACATCCCAAACATCTCAAATTCCAATATTAACAATTCCGAGTTCTTACCCTACAACAAACAATTTACATCCTCAAaactaataataaatattaatggtTTTGAGAAGTAGAATATTGAACCACGGCACTTACCCAGTTCTCTGTTCAAGAAGAGCAGGGAATTGAATCTTCACATATGTGCAGGCACATATGCCCAACAAAACAACTGTGAGAAACGAATGGAAATTGAACAGCGCTGACTGAAAAATCATTAACAAGAACATCAGTACTCAAAATTTACAAGAGATGAAATTCACTGCACAAATCAAGTCATGGTATCAAAAGCCAGAAACGTGTTACCATGACTTAATCACCTCGTTTTAAAGCTTCAAAGCTCTTCCAGTTAATCTACAAAGACAAGATGCAGTCACTACTTTATTGCAAGGCAAATATGTACTTGCATTCACAAATAGCTACGCACAATTGAGCCCAATTAAAATTGATACAAATGTTGAAGCTCTCCATCATCTGATTTCTGTTAGGATATCACAACTAAGAACTTCAAATGCTTTGCATCTATAGCTGAGTTCAAATGACCCCTTAGCACAAAATGGGATAGCAAAATGGAGTATATTgttttcaagtattttcacCTTGCACTCATGTCttggaaaaacaaaagaatCTGTTTCATTTCTTTCAGGCATTCAGCGTCAAAAGAGGCGAAAGTAGGATATATTACacttcataaataaataaaaaactataACACGGAAACGAGGTagcaaaattcaaagaaattgtgGACTATAAACACATCGGTGTAGCAGTCCAAGGCACCAAATGAACTCAGAAAAAGCAAAGTGATCCTAAGGTTTTAACACAATGCAGATAAAAACCCTAACTAATTATCCAGCGATCATCGATTGCAAATACACGGAAATTTTCACCGGAGCTAATGCaatctgattcgatttctagcATAGTAATACAGATAAAATTCGAACTGAGAGGGATTACCGGAATTTGAATTATTTGTTCCAGTTACGAGTGTTACGACTGAAGATCTACTTTCCTTCGGAGCTGAATATAGCAAATCAAGTTTTGCCAAAGAAAAGGTTTTCGTACATTAGGTTGCTCTCGAGCAGCATGAGATTATTTTATGGAGTAATAAGAtggggtattttttttttttgacttgaataagatgggtatttaactaTTTATCCATACAAAAATAATCGTGTTAATGGAAGTTTTTACCCACCCTCAAAAgcaaaaaacaacaaaaatattcattataaaataaaattataaaaatcaccaattttgagtttgaaataacaaaattattCTTACTTAATTGATGCATCTCCCTATTTTATATTTACGCAATCGCAAACTTTGCTTAACATGTTCGACCAATGCGAGTCGAACTTAATGAAAAATGCACTAATGCTTGATATGCTCAACCACTGCGAGTCGAGCATGCAAACACTAGTGGTGAATGTACTAATGCTCGACGTGTTCGACTTCTGTGAATTGAACATTAACAATAAATGCATTAATGTTCAACATGTTTGATCTCTGAGAGTCGAATAATCTAATATTAATGGTCGAACATTCTTAGAAAAATCACTAATACTCGACATATTCAATCACTGCAAGTTGAGAAGTCGAATATTAGTGCAAAAATGCACTAATACTCAACATaaggataaataaaaaataaaaatggatataatcttttttgtaaaatataaatatttatttaattttatcttttaaaatgGGTACATTTATGGGCATTTTGGAATACTTCCAAACTAACACAAGATTCTTAAATGATGTGATTCCTATTAAAACAATctttatttacataatatcgATCAGTTTGCTTAAATAATTCTCCCTCAGTTCACCTGTTAAGCTTTTGAAAACAGACATTATAAATAAATGGGCTATACAATTTGGAATGTTtcagtttcttttttctttttcttttttaaaattggaaAGTCTCGATTAATTAAGAGTTTGAACCCGAAACCttactgttcacacacaggaagttgcaccgcttggtgtccccttgggattATCCACACATAAACTAATTCTGTAGACTGTAGTTTTAGAAAGATTATTGCAAGGGTAGAAGTGTAGCTCATCTCATTCCATTACCATACCACCTGCATATATATGAACATCATGGTGGCAGCACAACTTGCTGGCATAATACCAAATCCGATATCGTCTTGCCATGCCTGTCGATTCTCCTCGAGCAGTTCACTCCTCCATCCAGAATGTTGCGGACAACAACGTTCAACGAGTGAATCCCTCTAGCCTCGTAGATCTCGACCTTAACGTGTTGCTCGATCCACTCGTCTCTTCTTTCTAGGTCGTCTGGATCAGGGAAGGATGAGGGATTCAGGAGGGGTGACACAACTTCCTTCACCCACCCTGGCGTTACAATCATCTTAAGCCTCTCGATATCCGGGGGGTAATGTGGGATCAGGGAGAAGTTGAGGTCGTTGCCTTTGTCCCCGACCCTGCTGTGAGCTACGTCGTAAAGGGGGATCTTTTGGCCAGCCGGAGCAGCACAGAGCTGACTTCTTGTGGTTGTTGGATCTTTGCTCGAATCGTAGTGTATAGTTGCACGCACAGCGAGTTTCTGCTCTGCAACGGCACGCCTGGGACTATGATCAGTTGAGCTAACTATGATGTTGTTTTGGGCTACAGAAATTTGCCAATGAACGTTTTCACGTCCCACCTGTATGACAAAACACTATAGCAGTTACGTGCCCATTTTTAATTCAAGAAACACATAAATTCCCCAAGAAATTCACAAATGTCGATCTTAAATAAACACCCCGGGGGATCGCCCCTTTGGCGCCTACTTCATTGACACCCTGGGTA includes these proteins:
- the LOC131020717 gene encoding LIM domain-containing protein PLIM2c-like isoform X1 encodes the protein MASTFTGTLDKCKACDKTVYFVDLLSADGATYHKSCFKCSHCKGTLVMSNYSSMDGVLYCKTHFEQLFKESGNFSKNFQTAGKGERENSLTRAPSKLSAMFSGTQDKCAACSKTVYPLEKMNMEGEPYHKSCFKCAHGGCPLTHSNYAALDGVLYCKHHFQQLFMEKGNYQHVLDAASHKKSASMEAVDVDALAEDAAAAGDEHAEPAAEAAADAAEDEPAKEEEKAADDDDADKTQEQS
- the LOC131020717 gene encoding LIM domain-containing protein PLIM2b-like isoform X2; this encodes MASTFTGTLDKCKACDKTVYFVDLLSADGATYHKSCFKCSHCKGTLVMSNYSSMDGVLYCKTHFEQLFKESGNFSKNFQTGKGERENSLTRAPSKLSAMFSGTQDKCAACSKTVYPLEKMNMEGEPYHKSCFKCAHGGCPLTHSNYAALDGVLYCKHHFQQLFMEKGNYQHVLDAASHKKSASMEAVDVDALAEDAAAAGDEHAEPAAEAAADAAEDEPAKEEEKAADDDDADKTQEQS
- the LOC131023633 gene encoding uncharacterized protein LOC131023633 → MTNAQKLELDGAAIIQNIKERLKLKVLLIPSDGRVEPRGELLNFFVYFLSGLSINGVSKLLNAKRVKEDKIGAAANQQGNVEMASISNAAVGTNKASSSIKDAAPVNQKQKAVEVCRERSEDSNDDHYKGKKPRVTWKLAAFCSNPLCIDTSQEPDLLSSYALQNKSLLEGRDSSEAAPGRDSSEAAAVVGGDLYSGRAAAAPAALVGPSGGGDVGLRRSQRWREKEPNRY
- the LOC131020750 gene encoding uncharacterized protein LOC131020750; protein product: MSALFNFHSFLTVVLLGICACTYVKIQFPALLEQRTGFRGVFWKAARIGERLSPWVAAGCFTMGVSIIFF